A window of Sutcliffiella cohnii contains these coding sequences:
- a CDS encoding VOC family protein — protein sequence MSIVKEINCIYLPTTNTENAVKWYVETLGLELMGPVHENQAQLRIPSGTSIFLIRTPKPTTLNYIEIGGTEQSVLTIEVYDIHNLFNKMKNNGTFVSPIEDNGSCGLNFYAYDPDGNKLDIWGGWPSK from the coding sequence GTGAGTATAGTAAAAGAGATTAACTGTATTTATCTCCCTACAACTAATACAGAAAATGCGGTGAAATGGTATGTTGAAACTCTCGGTTTAGAGTTGATGGGACCAGTCCATGAAAATCAGGCACAACTACGAATTCCCTCTGGAACCTCCATTTTTTTAATAAGAACACCTAAACCGACAACCCTTAATTATATAGAAATAGGTGGAACGGAACAAAGTGTACTAACTATAGAAGTCTATGACATTCACAACCTATTTAATAAAATGAAGAATAATGGTACTTTTGTGTCACCTATAGAAGATAACGGGAGCTGTGGGCTGAATTTTTATGCCTATGATCCAGACGGCAATAAACTTGATATTTGGGGCGGTTGGCCATCTAAATAG
- a CDS encoding GNAT family N-acetyltransferase, with protein MNELHFIKDYKNDKKLRKSFNELATKVFGINFEEWYTLGFWSERYLPFSYVNEGKVVANVSVNVLGFVINGEKKRALQIGTVMTHPDYRNKGVSASLMNKVLKEYEDKYDYMYLFANQTVLNFYPKFGFKPVNEYQYSMNYSPSNVDTTGIRKLNGTNVDDLHFIYQFASKRVPVSQTFGTENTQSILMFHCMYVFHQDIYYLEREDAIVIYKKDKNQIDIFDIITKNAVDIDAILSKICDEETTKIVFHYTPDYQGIHTERNIANGSDVLFVRENDNNHFPLQMKHPVTSQA; from the coding sequence ATGAACGAATTACATTTCATAAAAGATTACAAGAATGATAAGAAACTAAGAAAAAGTTTCAACGAGCTTGCTACAAAGGTATTTGGTATCAATTTTGAAGAATGGTACACATTGGGTTTTTGGAGTGAACGATATTTACCTTTTTCTTACGTTAATGAGGGGAAAGTTGTCGCAAATGTTTCTGTCAATGTACTAGGTTTCGTGATTAATGGTGAGAAAAAAAGAGCACTACAAATTGGGACAGTCATGACACACCCTGATTATCGAAATAAGGGTGTGTCGGCTAGCTTAATGAATAAAGTGTTAAAAGAATACGAAGATAAATACGATTATATGTATTTATTTGCTAATCAAACTGTTTTAAATTTCTATCCTAAATTTGGTTTTAAACCAGTAAATGAGTACCAATATTCAATGAACTATTCACCAAGTAATGTAGATACAACCGGTATTCGTAAACTCAATGGTACCAATGTAGACGATCTACATTTTATCTATCAATTTGCATCTAAAAGAGTGCCTGTTTCTCAAACATTTGGAACGGAAAATACGCAGTCTATTCTCATGTTTCATTGCATGTATGTGTTTCATCAGGATATATACTACCTAGAACGCGAGGATGCTATTGTCATTTATAAAAAGGATAAAAATCAAATTGATATTTTTGATATTATTACGAAAAACGCTGTTGATATTGACGCAATTCTATCAAAAATATGTGATGAAGAGACTACTAAAATAGTTTTTCATTACACTCCGGATTATCAAGGCATTCATACAGAAAGAAATATTGCTAATGGAAGTGACGTATTATTTGTAAGAGAAAACGATAATAATCATTTCCCACTGCAAATGAAACATCCTGTTACTTCACAAGCTTGA
- a CDS encoding RNA polymerase alpha subunit C-terminal domain-containing protein has protein sequence MLKEKKKLKVCDKGHEFYKSSDCPTCPTCEKENKPTSGFLSKLSSPARSALIHEGIETLTALSKYTEKEILKLHGIGPASLPTLRASLKEEGLSFKE, from the coding sequence ATGTTGAAAGAAAAGAAGAAATTGAAGGTTTGTGATAAAGGTCATGAGTTTTATAAAAGCAGTGATTGTCCAACCTGTCCAACGTGTGAAAAAGAAAATAAGCCTACGAGTGGCTTTCTCTCGAAACTTAGTTCACCTGCAAGAAGTGCGTTAATTCACGAAGGGATTGAAACTTTAACAGCACTATCAAAGTATACGGAAAAAGAAATTTTAAAGCTACATGGCATTGGACCAGCTTCTTTACCAACATTGAGAGCATCTCTTAAAGAAGAAGGGTTATCATTTAAAGAATAG
- a CDS encoding DUF4256 domain-containing protein has product MTKSNNQELSQEQREELLKTLHDRFEKNRNRHEELEWSNVLVKLVANPEKLSSLYEMEKTEGEPDVVGYDRETDEYIFYDCSAESPKGRRSVCYDQEALESRKKHKPENSAINMATDMGIELLTEEQYRELQKLGNFDLKTSSWIQTPADIRERGGALFCDSRYGHVFVYHNGAESYYAARGFRGSLRV; this is encoded by the coding sequence ATGACAAAAAGTAATAATCAAGAATTGTCACAAGAGCAACGGGAAGAATTACTTAAAACATTGCATGATCGTTTTGAGAAAAATAGAAACCGCCATGAGGAGCTTGAATGGAGTAACGTCCTAGTGAAACTAGTAGCTAATCCTGAAAAACTTTCGTCTCTTTATGAAATGGAAAAAACGGAAGGAGAACCAGATGTAGTTGGCTATGATAGAGAAACGGATGAATACATATTTTATGATTGCTCAGCGGAAAGTCCTAAAGGTCGTAGAAGTGTTTGTTACGACCAAGAAGCACTAGAATCTAGGAAGAAACATAAACCAGAAAATAGTGCTATTAATATGGCGACTGACATGGGGATTGAACTACTAACAGAAGAACAATATCGCGAGCTGCAAAAGCTTGGAAACTTTGACCTTAAAACGTCAAGTTGGATACAAACACCAGCGGATATTAGAGAACGAGGTGGTGCCCTATTTTGCGATAGCCGCTACGGCCACGTCTTCGTCTACCACAACGGAGCAGAATCCTACTACGCCGCAAGAGGATTCCGCGGCTCATTAAGAGTCTAG
- a CDS encoding sigma-70 family RNA polymerase sigma factor produces MEKEYLEDKNAWFERIMDEYGDRLTKLSYNYTKDWSLAEDIVQDVFITCYKKYENIDEIVSFKSWIFRITINKCKDILKSSLFKRIVMNSTFLTQIKSLELTPESFILKRSEEAFLSTCVLALPIKYREVITLYYYEEFSIEEISEILQINRNTIKTRLNRGREKLKIMMERWRENGE; encoded by the coding sequence ATGGAAAAGGAATATCTAGAAGATAAAAATGCATGGTTTGAAAGAATTATGGATGAATATGGTGACAGATTAACAAAGCTTTCCTATAACTATACAAAGGATTGGAGTCTAGCCGAAGATATTGTTCAGGATGTATTCATTACTTGCTATAAAAAATATGAAAACATTGATGAAATTGTATCTTTTAAATCTTGGATATTTAGGATAACCATCAACAAATGTAAAGATATATTGAAGAGTTCACTGTTTAAAAGAATTGTTATGAACTCTACCTTTCTTACACAAATAAAATCATTAGAATTAACACCGGAATCGTTCATATTGAAGAGAAGCGAAGAGGCATTCTTATCTACTTGTGTTTTAGCACTACCTATTAAATATCGTGAGGTTATAACGCTCTATTACTATGAGGAATTTTCAATAGAAGAAATTAGTGAAATTTTGCAGATTAATAGAAACACGATAAAAACTAGATTGAATAGGGGAAGGGAAAAATTAAAAATAATGATGGAAAGGTGGAGGGAAAATGGAGAATGA
- a CDS encoding methyltransferase domain-containing protein, with protein MHLIDPTSLEEWIQPHSLEWYKQMSILHGKYIYSWKSTITEPNGESIFDNEVTHMIANKKVLDVGCGHGEFTNKCGLIAKEIIGLDVTDNFVKVGSEDTNPNVSFVVGNTKNGLPFEIDEFDCAYIRKGPTSAYPFLKKVIKNGGELIGLHLGDESGKELPLLFPNLFKYSTGTSILNVIKQRLSVSNFSSVNVEVMNSTEYINTPLDVLKLRCFGQHPSIYNILKEKNLFEITKIYEQNATEYGLPITFSRYIVRVTV; from the coding sequence ATGCATTTAATTGACCCGACATCTTTGGAAGAGTGGATACAACCACATTCGTTAGAGTGGTACAAACAAATGAGTATTCTTCATGGTAAATACATATATTCTTGGAAGTCAACTATTACAGAACCTAACGGAGAATCAATTTTTGATAACGAAGTAACTCATATGATAGCAAATAAAAAAGTACTAGATGTTGGGTGTGGACATGGTGAATTTACGAATAAATGCGGTCTAATAGCAAAAGAAATAATAGGGCTTGATGTAACAGATAATTTTGTAAAGGTTGGCTCAGAAGATACTAACCCAAATGTGTCCTTTGTTGTGGGAAATACAAAAAATGGATTACCTTTTGAAATAGACGAATTTGATTGTGCATACATTAGGAAAGGTCCTACATCTGCTTATCCCTTCCTTAAAAAAGTAATAAAAAATGGAGGTGAATTAATTGGTCTTCACCTTGGTGATGAGTCAGGTAAAGAATTACCACTCTTATTTCCTAACCTCTTTAAATATTCAACAGGAACTTCAATTTTAAATGTTATTAAACAAAGACTTAGTGTAAGCAATTTCTCTAGTGTAAATGTTGAAGTTATGAATAGTACAGAGTATATCAATACTCCTTTGGACGTATTAAAATTACGTTGTTTTGGTCAACATCCCTCCATTTATAATATATTGAAAGAAAAAAATCTATTTGAAATAACCAAGATTTATGAACAAAATGCCACAGAATACGGATTACCTATTACATTTTCTCGCTATATAGTTAGAGTGACTGTTTAA
- a CDS encoding NUDIX hydrolase yields MDKWKTLKSEYINKSPFGNIRKDSCELPNGIVIDEYYVNEYSDWVNAVVITKENQILLVEQYRYAGEDFFLEVPAGKKEGNETDEEGLIREVREETGYISDTKPIFLGEFMVNPATQNNKIKTFLLLDAYKKHEQDLDDTEEIDVKLYDFDCFGELITTNKIKTQLFTVTAYFMAKNYLVENNHYK; encoded by the coding sequence ATGGATAAGTGGAAGACATTGAAATCAGAGTATATAAATAAAAGCCCATTTGGCAACATTAGAAAAGATAGTTGTGAGCTGCCAAATGGTATTGTGATTGACGAGTATTATGTTAATGAATATAGCGATTGGGTGAACGCGGTTGTTATAACTAAAGAAAATCAAATCTTGTTAGTGGAACAATATCGTTACGCCGGGGAAGATTTTTTCTTAGAGGTGCCAGCCGGGAAAAAAGAAGGAAATGAAACGGATGAAGAAGGTTTAATTAGAGAAGTAAGAGAAGAAACAGGCTATATATCGGATACAAAACCTATCTTCTTAGGTGAATTTATGGTGAATCCAGCTACCCAAAACAATAAAATAAAAACCTTTCTCCTATTGGATGCATACAAAAAACATGAGCAAGACTTAGATGATACAGAAGAGATAGATGTTAAATTGTATGATTTTGATTGCTTTGGAGAGCTAATAACAACAAATAAAATTAAAACACAACTTTTTACAGTAACGGCTTATTTTATGGCAAAAAATTATCTTGTAGAGAATAATCATTATAAATAA
- the proS gene encoding proline--tRNA ligase encodes MSQNTNDFTKWYIETIQKADLMDYTPVRGCIAFKPDGYELWEHIKDEMDRRFKETGHRNAYFPMLIPESFFQKEKDHIEGFSPELPWVTEAAGEQLEERLALRPTSETMIGHLYSNWIKSYRDLPVLINQWANVFRWEKKTLPFIRTSEFLWQEGHTAHIDEEDARKETMQMLEIYKEVVEGLLAIPVYDGQKTPLERFAGAVDTFSIEAMMKDGKAVQAGTSHYLGTKFAEAFDIKFLTKENKHEYVHTTSWGTSTRLIGSVIMVHGDEQGLVLPPKIAPTQVVLVPVGPWKKKPEIIEKLDEIFASLKAEGIRVRLDDSDQSPGFKFNEWELKGVPVRIELGPRDLDNNQVLMKSRDEADKVSVSLDAVVESIKQELETMQTRLFEKAKAFRAEHSHTHIDTMEQLEQHLAESEKNDTIPGWILAGWCGDDACEESVKDKTKFTTRNIPFNPPTTKHTCLNCGEEAKHTVWFARAY; translated from the coding sequence ATGTCACAAAACACAAACGATTTTACCAAATGGTACATTGAAACAATTCAAAAAGCGGATTTAATGGATTACACTCCAGTTCGTGGATGTATCGCATTTAAGCCAGATGGGTATGAATTATGGGAGCATATTAAAGATGAAATGGACCGACGTTTTAAAGAAACAGGCCATCGTAATGCGTATTTCCCAATGTTAATCCCAGAATCATTCTTCCAGAAGGAAAAGGATCATATTGAAGGTTTCTCCCCAGAACTTCCTTGGGTAACAGAAGCAGCTGGTGAGCAACTAGAGGAACGTCTAGCACTTCGTCCTACTTCTGAAACAATGATTGGTCATTTATATTCTAACTGGATCAAAAGCTATCGCGATCTTCCAGTTTTAATCAATCAATGGGCAAACGTATTCCGTTGGGAAAAGAAAACTCTTCCATTCATTCGTACTTCTGAGTTCTTGTGGCAAGAAGGTCATACAGCTCACATCGACGAGGAAGACGCTCGTAAAGAAACGATGCAAATGTTAGAAATATATAAAGAAGTAGTAGAAGGACTTCTAGCTATTCCAGTGTACGACGGACAAAAGACTCCGTTAGAACGTTTTGCTGGTGCGGTTGATACTTTCTCTATTGAAGCGATGATGAAAGATGGGAAAGCAGTCCAAGCTGGTACTTCTCACTATTTAGGGACGAAGTTTGCAGAAGCATTTGATATTAAATTTTTAACGAAAGAAAATAAACATGAGTACGTGCATACAACTTCTTGGGGTACGTCTACTCGTTTAATTGGTTCGGTTATTATGGTTCATGGTGACGAGCAAGGTCTTGTTTTACCACCAAAAATTGCGCCAACTCAAGTTGTATTAGTTCCAGTTGGACCATGGAAGAAGAAACCAGAAATTATCGAGAAATTAGATGAAATCTTTGCAAGCCTAAAAGCGGAAGGAATTCGCGTACGTCTTGATGATTCGGATCAATCACCAGGATTTAAATTCAATGAGTGGGAGTTAAAAGGTGTACCTGTTCGTATTGAACTTGGACCACGTGACTTAGACAATAACCAAGTGTTAATGAAGTCTCGTGACGAAGCGGATAAAGTTTCTGTATCTTTAGATGCTGTTGTAGAAAGCATTAAACAAGAACTTGAAACGATGCAAACGAGACTTTTCGAAAAAGCTAAAGCATTCCGTGCGGAGCATTCACACACGCACATTGATACGATGGAACAGCTAGAACAACATTTAGCAGAATCAGAAAAAAATGACACAATTCCTGGTTGGATTTTAGCTGGTTGGTGTGGAGACGATGCTTGTGAAGAAAGCGTAAAAGACAAAACGAAATTCACAACACGTAACATTCCGTTCAATCCACCAACAACAAAGCATACTTGCCTAAATTGTGGGGAAGAAGCAAAACATACTGTTTGGTTTGCTCGTGCGTATTAA
- a CDS encoding GNAT family N-acetyltransferase: protein MIHIKQCTIDDLKPLQDISYVTFNETFKDQNSPENMKAYLEIAFNLEQLGNELSNPFSKFFFAYVNGEVAGYLKVNTNDAQSEEMGTDSLEIERIYIMSEFQKHGLGKLLYNKAIEIALEHNKEKVWLGVWEKNENAIAFYEKMGFVQTGAHAFIMGDEEQTDFIMTKVL, encoded by the coding sequence TTGATACATATAAAACAATGTACGATAGACGATCTCAAACCTTTACAAGACATTAGTTACGTCACTTTTAACGAAACTTTTAAGGATCAAAATTCTCCTGAAAATATGAAAGCCTATTTAGAAATAGCATTTAACTTAGAACAATTAGGAAATGAGTTGTCTAATCCATTTTCGAAATTCTTTTTTGCTTATGTAAATGGTGAAGTCGCTGGATATTTAAAAGTAAATACGAATGACGCACAATCGGAAGAGATGGGAACTGATTCTCTAGAGATTGAGAGGATTTATATTATGAGCGAATTCCAAAAACATGGACTTGGTAAACTTTTGTACAATAAAGCGATTGAAATTGCGCTGGAACATAATAAAGAGAAAGTATGGCTAGGTGTTTGGGAGAAAAATGAGAACGCGATAGCTTTTTATGAAAAAATGGGGTTTGTTCAAACAGGAGCACATGCTTTTATTATGGGTGATGAGGAGCAAACAGACTTTATTATGACGAAAGTACTTTAA
- a CDS encoding MarR family winged helix-turn-helix transcriptional regulator, whose amino-acid sequence MKEILREIGMIARALDSISNMEFKEFDLTKGQYLYLVRICENPGIIQEKLAEMIKVDRTTAARAIKKLELNGFIEKKDDSHNKKIKKLYPTEKGTQVFPFIIRENEHSNTVALAGFSETEIETIYELLQRVRKNIEKDWDFVKKGNKREY is encoded by the coding sequence ATGAAAGAAATCCTTCGTGAAATTGGTATGATAGCCAGGGCGTTAGATTCGATAAGTAATATGGAGTTTAAAGAATTTGACCTTACAAAAGGGCAATACTTGTACCTTGTGAGGATATGTGAAAACCCAGGTATCATTCAAGAAAAATTAGCTGAGATGATAAAAGTAGATCGCACAACAGCAGCTCGGGCTATAAAGAAATTGGAGCTTAATGGCTTTATTGAAAAGAAAGATGATTCCCATAACAAAAAAATAAAAAAACTTTATCCAACAGAAAAAGGGACACAAGTGTTTCCTTTTATAATAAGAGAAAATGAACATTCTAATACCGTTGCTTTAGCAGGATTCTCTGAAACAGAAATAGAAACTATTTATGAACTACTTCAAAGAGTTAGAAAAAATATAGAAAAAGATTGGGATTTTGTGAAAAAAGGGAACAAGAGAGAGTATTAA
- a CDS encoding FMN-binding negative transcriptional regulator — MYIPKYFKIEEEEVIYDFIDKYGFATLFSQHEGEPYATHLPLMLNKTENALYGHFARPNEQWKDAENQQVLAVFQGPHCYISPSWYETDKAVPTWNYVSIHVYGKMEIVDDPKAVFDSLNDLVEKYESDDSPYSLGEVEPSYVEGLSKGIVAFKINITKIEAKAKLSQNHPIERQKLVIQHLENSTDEDNLRVASLMKKNLQK, encoded by the coding sequence ATGTATATACCAAAATATTTTAAAATCGAAGAGGAAGAAGTCATTTATGATTTTATTGACAAGTATGGCTTTGCAACATTATTCTCCCAGCACGAAGGAGAGCCGTATGCTACTCATCTACCTCTAATGTTAAATAAAACGGAGAATGCTTTATACGGACACTTTGCACGACCGAATGAACAATGGAAGGATGCAGAAAACCAACAAGTTCTTGCCGTTTTCCAAGGTCCACATTGTTATATTTCTCCATCCTGGTATGAAACGGATAAGGCAGTCCCTACTTGGAATTACGTGTCTATCCATGTATATGGAAAAATGGAGATTGTGGATGATCCAAAAGCAGTATTTGACTCTTTAAATGATTTGGTAGAGAAATATGAAAGTGATGATAGTCCATACAGTTTGGGGGAGGTTGAGCCTAGTTATGTGGAAGGACTGTCAAAAGGAATTGTAGCGTTTAAAATAAACATTACAAAAATAGAAGCGAAAGCTAAGTTAAGTCAAAACCATCCAATCGAACGTCAAAAGTTAGTCATTCAACATTTAGAAAATAGTACGGATGAAGATAATTTACGAGTAGCTTCTCTTATGAAAAAAAACTTGCAAAAATAA
- a CDS encoding pyridoxamine 5'-phosphate oxidase family protein — protein MMKERYQFQKTIETEEELRSILGYPSELVKNKVITYLDHHCKEFISKSPFVVMSTADKSGSCDVSPRGDQPGFVQVLSEQQLIIPERPGNKRMDSMRNILSNPNVGLIFLIPGLGETLRVNGKAKLVMDDELLDAMAVKGKKPLIGIGVEVEECFIHCAKAFKRSGLWEPSTWTEKKLLPSPSKILFEHAKLPNTSVESIEERLVESYSKRLY, from the coding sequence ATGATGAAAGAACGCTATCAATTCCAAAAAACGATTGAAACAGAGGAAGAGCTTAGGTCCATCTTAGGGTATCCGAGTGAATTAGTGAAAAATAAAGTTATTACATATCTTGATCATCATTGTAAAGAGTTTATATCAAAATCACCGTTTGTAGTCATGTCTACTGCAGATAAATCTGGCTCTTGTGATGTTTCACCTAGAGGGGACCAACCAGGTTTTGTTCAAGTGTTAAGTGAACAGCAATTAATAATCCCTGAAAGACCTGGAAATAAACGAATGGACTCGATGCGAAATATTTTATCGAACCCTAACGTTGGCCTTATCTTTTTAATCCCAGGATTAGGAGAAACATTAAGAGTGAACGGGAAAGCAAAATTAGTAATGGATGACGAATTACTTGACGCAATGGCGGTAAAAGGAAAGAAACCACTTATAGGCATTGGAGTAGAAGTGGAAGAGTGCTTTATCCATTGTGCCAAAGCATTCAAACGCTCAGGTTTATGGGAACCAAGCACATGGACAGAAAAAAAATTGCTGCCGTCTCCTTCTAAAATTCTTTTTGAGCATGCGAAGCTACCAAACACCAGTGTAGAATCGATAGAAGAAAGATTAGTAGAAAGTTATTCTAAAAGACTTTATTAA
- a CDS encoding DUF402 domain-containing protein, which produces MLKRKFGDLSNWKRVIKRKYSQTYLETKEFKGYITLLNTIKVTEPLSVQYGKKLVCIVDDGYMWLQQFPFNKNHSVTTMFDADGNIVQWYIDICLRNGMKNGIPWMDDLFLDIVVLPSGELIVRDADELEDALSKGIVDKALYDLAWKEVHNLKSLIGTGSFKLINLSKDHREKLLPKLK; this is translated from the coding sequence ATGCTAAAAAGAAAGTTTGGGGACCTTTCTAACTGGAAACGAGTGATAAAAAGAAAATATTCACAAACTTATCTTGAAACTAAAGAATTTAAGGGATATATAACCTTATTAAACACTATAAAAGTGACAGAGCCATTATCGGTTCAGTATGGTAAAAAACTTGTTTGTATTGTAGACGATGGTTATATGTGGTTGCAGCAGTTTCCATTTAATAAAAACCATTCCGTAACAACGATGTTTGATGCCGATGGGAATATCGTGCAATGGTATATAGATATATGTCTTAGGAACGGAATGAAAAACGGTATTCCTTGGATGGACGATTTATTCCTAGATATCGTTGTACTGCCATCAGGTGAATTAATTGTAAGAGATGCTGATGAACTTGAGGATGCATTATCAAAAGGTATTGTTGATAAAGCCCTCTATGATCTAGCGTGGAAGGAAGTTCATAACCTTAAGAGTTTAATAGGTACAGGAAGCTTTAAGTTAATTAATCTTTCAAAAGATCACAGGGAAAAATTACTTCCTAAATTGAAGTGA
- a CDS encoding 2OG-Fe(II) oxygenase, whose translation MTEQLATKEPTIFNHIGNKIVTDDRVINIIARLEEPLVVILGNVLSDKECDELIKLSKDRLEHSKVANSLKVNELRTSSSTFLPEGENEIVARVEKRISQIMNIPVEHGEGLQILNYKIGQEYKAHFDFFTSKSGKVQNPRISTLVMYLNDVEEGGETYFPKLKYSVSPQKGMAVYFEYFYNDQTLNELTLHGGAPVTIGDKWAATQWMRRQRT comes from the coding sequence TTGACAGAACAATTAGCTACAAAAGAACCTACTATTTTTAATCACATTGGAAATAAAATTGTAACAGATGACCGAGTCATAAACATCATTGCTAGATTAGAAGAACCGTTAGTGGTAATTCTAGGAAATGTTCTAAGTGATAAAGAATGTGATGAGCTAATTAAATTGTCAAAGGATAGACTAGAACACTCAAAAGTTGCTAATTCTTTAAAAGTAAACGAGTTGAGAACGAGTAGTAGTACATTTTTGCCAGAAGGTGAAAATGAGATTGTTGCAAGAGTGGAAAAGCGAATCTCCCAAATAATGAATATTCCTGTAGAACATGGTGAAGGACTTCAAATATTAAACTATAAAATTGGCCAAGAGTATAAGGCCCATTTTGACTTTTTTACATCTAAAAGTGGAAAGGTTCAAAATCCTCGCATAAGTACACTTGTTATGTACTTAAATGACGTAGAAGAAGGCGGAGAAACATATTTCCCCAAACTAAAATATTCCGTTTCACCACAAAAAGGGATGGCCGTTTATTTTGAGTATTTTTATAACGATCAAACTTTAAATGAACTAACATTACATGGTGGAGCACCCGTTACTATCGGTGACAAATGGGCTGCAACGCAATGGATGCGCAGACAACGAACGTAG
- a CDS encoding nucleotidyltransferase domain-containing protein — protein MLKAGYGLDHNGFIESDVSIEKIDKSYMPCIQESIESLKKLFPQQLHSVYVYGSVARGDAIPLKSDLDLIAMFNSQLSAEKLAALKTLASELSVKYGSLVRDVGIAVAYYDYTVDPTNYYENAFIKEISVCVYGEDVGERFGPYKLTPEIAISFNGDICNYVTRTLKRLETAASIEDFKIISQGFARKLIRTYYSMVMARSQIWTTKLHEQSDVFTHYFPHKAPIIRSLHEWINQPPTERDTVFELFKIEGGGQ, from the coding sequence ATGTTAAAAGCCGGTTACGGCCTAGACCATAATGGATTTATCGAAAGCGATGTTAGTATAGAAAAAATTGATAAATCCTATATGCCATGTATTCAAGAATCGATTGAGAGTCTTAAAAAATTGTTTCCTCAACAACTACATAGTGTTTATGTGTATGGTAGCGTAGCAAGAGGGGATGCAATACCACTAAAGTCAGATTTAGATCTAATTGCCATGTTTAACAGCCAACTTAGTGCCGAGAAGTTGGCTGCACTAAAAACTCTCGCAAGTGAACTGTCTGTAAAGTACGGTTCTCTCGTTCGAGATGTAGGTATTGCTGTTGCATATTACGATTACACCGTTGATCCTACTAATTATTATGAAAATGCCTTTATAAAGGAAATATCAGTTTGTGTGTACGGAGAGGATGTAGGGGAGCGATTTGGTCCGTATAAACTTACACCAGAGATAGCGATTAGTTTCAATGGCGATATATGTAATTATGTTACTAGGACGTTAAAAAGGTTAGAAACAGCAGCTTCTATAGAAGATTTTAAAATTATTTCACAAGGCTTCGCTCGTAAACTCATCCGAACATACTATTCCATGGTGATGGCACGCTCACAAATATGGACGACTAAACTTCACGAACAATCTGACGTTTTTACCCACTACTTCCCACATAAAGCACCTATAATCAGAAGCTTACATGAATGGATAAATCAACCTCCTACTGAACGGGATACTGTATTTGAGTTGTTTAAAATAGAGGGAGGAGGGCAATGA